A stretch of DNA from Cannabis sativa cultivar Pink pepper isolate KNU-18-1 chromosome X, ASM2916894v1, whole genome shotgun sequence:
aggttcagatattgataatgctctgctacagaaaggactcaagggctagatatctaaacggaaggagtcatattattccgctgcaaccaatgtaaggtttactaaactttatatgtgtttatttcatcgttttagaaagttcatattaaggatgttaatcaacatacttgtgagtagatctaagatcctggtaaaataatttccaacaaattatTGCTTGCGTGAATTTGTAACAACCATAGATATGACAGTCTCAAAGCTCAGACACAACGAGACTGCAAATGACTTCAAAAGCAGATGCACTCGACCTCACCCACCTAATCCTACATGCTTGACCACTTACTACAACTAATGTGCTGAATTCTACACAACAACTATGTACCACAAGGTTGCTGAGCAGCTTGATTTAGAGAATAATTATTTTGTCATAAGTCAGGAGCAAGAAGGAGAGTGGCAGATATTCACCATTGGAAAGTTTCAGCATCCGGACATCCAATATGTTCATTACTGTGAAGGCCGACGAGCACTACACTGTAGTTGCTTGCTCTATGAAAGTCAGGGGTACGCTTGTAGACATTTATGGGCTACAATGAAAAGATTAAACATGAGAAGAATACCTAATTCTCTTCTCATGAAGCGATGGAGCAAATCCGCAAAGAcaaatctccacctacatttTTACCCGCCAGCACAACCACAACAGCACATTTACGAGATGGCTAGGTTTGGATCTCTCAGTTCACTGACTTATAACTTCACTTTCTATGCAGCAAAATCAGAGGATTCGTACAACCGTGCAAAGGAAGAGCTTGAACGGCTAACTCTAATGTTCAAGGAAGAATTTGACTTGAATTCCAATCCGGAAGGAGAGACGCCACAACCTGGAAGATATCGTAGCAACCCTAACATTATTAAAGACCCCGAAGTTGTGAGAACAAAGGGTACGGGAAATACAAGGGAAGGACCAAACGGGGAGCAGATCcgaagaaactcaagacattGTCGCATTTGTCGCTCATCAGACCATGATTATCGATGGTGCCCAAATCGTCAACATAACACTGGATCTCAGGGGCAACAACCTCCAAAGAATCAACCAACATCTGACTCATTCAATGACCACTCCAACGCGTATTTCCCGGAACCGCCTTCCTCCACACAAGAGTCTTACTATGGTCATTCTTATAACTAGCTACTTTTAGCCATTGTTGTTTTAACGTTTATGACTCTACTTATTGCTTCAAAAATTCTACATTTATATACTTCTTGTTGTGTTTGGCGTGTTTAAGGTAATTTTCTCATCTTCACTAAATCTCAAAATTTTAATTGACGAACAACTAAATTATGCCTAGGAAAAAAAACTCAATCTTATAaggtgaaaaaatatatttttgtggtaatttttaatatatgaaatatttacaattaaaaaattacaccaactaaaaactcaatgtataacaacaaataatttcATCACTTAAAACAAAATTTTCTAAACAATATACTACGAAACGTAAATGAACGTACTCGGTACGTGAAATTTtgtactcggtacgtgatatTATGTACACTAATTTTACTAAACATCACGCAGAAACAAGTAATGTACACGGTACTCGATATAATGTACTTAATTACCATCCCACAAATACATATGATCCTATGAATGAAGGAAAATACCAAAATAGCCTCAATCCGACAACATGGACCCACTGCCTACAGTGTTTTCGTACCATCAATTGCCAGGAACAGTGAAGACTGCTGTACCTTTTTGTACTCTAACTAACACACACAGTACTATTTTGTACCTTTTTCGTAcctaactattttttaattaaaaaaaataaattcccAACCGGTAACCACACCTACAACAACCggttaccaccaaaatttaaaaaattaaaaaacatttaaaagTACGGTGGGACCCACCTGCCGTACAACGGATTGCAATCCGTGTTTTGCACATATGGGCACAAAATCGGCTGcctatatttttattacatgtaagcacaatatttctttttcctaaattctaaaaaagaaaaacaaatagaaTTTTAAATGTATGGACATTTTGATTTTCTAGAAagtacaaattaattaataaggcGACatcctattttttattttgtggtatttatttattttattagactcactatgtttttttttttttataattttgtgtacatcaaataatatatcatcTTAGTAATTTGTTTGAGTGAAAATCTTACATATTTACAAATTATGTTAGGGTTATAAGTAAATCATTTCTTTATTGATCAGTTCAATTTATCCAAAAATTAgtagtatttttcttttattttatataagtgATTGAGTACTTAAATCTTGCTCAATTAAGTGATTAAATTTAATAGagatcaaaaaattaattttacgtTTTGTTTATacatttgataattttttttaattatttataattttgttatttcataattattttctatatacattaattagtgtatgtatatacatattaataaaataattaaaaaaattgaaaagtattagatttaattttattaataattaagaaataaattttaaaatatataattttaaaaaattattaaaaccgAGAAACGCGGATCATTTCcctagttatatatataattgtgttAATCAAGTCAATTTCGTAGTGTTATAACATATTAAATTGTGTAGACGTATGTTTTCAATTTGCATCATACAATACATTTATTAAATGTGTTATCGTCATATGTCGTATGATCTGAAAAGAAATCATTATTTTGTTTGTATTTGGGGTTTTGACACGATTAATAAAACGATCTGAAAAGATCATTATCGTATAGTCTTAACACAAACACAATACGATAACACAATTTGTCAGCTACTTCAAAATCATATTTTGACTGGCATATTATGGCAGTAGGTAAGTACTATAAAGAGTCCTGCACTTGCATGTCCGATAAAATACAAGGATATCAGTATACTAAATGGATGTTTGCCACTAGTCACTAAAATTTTATTGTACTACTGATTGGAGATTAATTTCATTGATACAAGAATATGAGAATCCTAGGAATAAGGTGGCCACCTCAGGGTAGGAAAAATCAGCAGACCACTTGAGATTACGACAAGAACATCTTGAGGCCAGACCTGAGTTCCATCCATAATTTTTCACTAGTGCCGACTGCCGAGTTGGTCGAGTGAATCAAAGCCCAATCCAAACCTGTTAATGTTAGATCCAAAACGTTCACAAGCATATTTAATCCACAAATCGCCAAAGTATGGTCCGAGGTTGATTTTAATTGGATGAATCTACAATGAAAACCATGGAGATGTTCCCCAAGTCTTGAGAAATTGAGAGAAATCTCTCGGGTACCTGCAAGAAAGCACTCCAACTCTCAAAGTCGTAATATTCTCAGattcacaagaaaaaaaaaacaataaatcaaAGATCCCTTTTAAGGCCCCATTGGGTGAGATCTTTATGATCCTCAAGCGAGCCTTCTCAGCCTTTTAACCTAAGCTCGCTCGATCCTCAAGTGTGGACGTGCTGTCATTAAACACTTACAAGTATCCTGCCAAGTGTTAGAAATGAGAAAATGACTTTTCAATAGCGATTTAGAAActctatcatttaaaataaatagcatTAAATCTAACGCTACGTCGTCATTGTAAGATATCATAACATTTTGTCTACCATCATCGTTTATGTGCAAATAACAAGTGCATACGTACGATGACGTTtctattctttttatttattaaattttttctcatcatgcattggaatggtctttctttccattttaaaatagaataatccTTTTACCAAAATAGTGAAAAGACCATTCTATTGAAATGATATTCTAATACTTTAATAtacaaccaaacaaaaaaatagaatcaaaattgtttcttttctatttcattacctccaaccaaacgtcaCCTAACTGTTGCAATGTGAACaatttttacagaattttatTTCTCCAAAAAGCAGGTACTATAAGATTTACAAAACATTTTGTTAGTGTGGATAACATATGTTAAAATAGTGTTAGTTATTCAAGAATCACACAGAGGGAAAGATAGGGAAAAAGAAATATTACTCACAAAGACGTTCTTCAATTAATCTCTGCTTGTCAATTCCAACATTTAGCATAGCAGGGAACACCTGTCGGctgtcagaaaaaaaaataattaagattagaaagaaatacaaaaaataaaaggataGCTGCATCATTACGATTTCCCACAAATACAGATTAATATTACTACATTCCAATTAAATAGTGAGCTCATTCACCAAACAACCAAGTGCACTTACAGAAAAGAACATACCTCAAATTAGAACTGAATATTTTGAGCGGGTTCGACCCAGACCTGGGCAACCCGCCCGAACCCGACCCGATCAACTCGCAAAttctttttagaaaaaaaaatattgggacGGATTGGGTTCAACCTGGTACCCTTCGGGCGGGTTCGCGGGTTAAGTTTTTAGGGCCACCGGATTTCGGGTTGAACCCGAACCCGTCAACCCGCAtatttcatatattatatatatttttttattttttattacatattatatattaattaaaaaattaaaaaaataaaaaataaaaactaaaaacaaaaaaccctaaacTTCCCTTTACCTTTTACTGTGGATAAgaatgtattttgaaatattttaattttcactTTGATCATGATTCATGAACATGAAAATGAAATTTGATTTGATGAACAAGTTTGTTGGTTTGATTGATTAATGCTTCTTTTCTTCAAATTTGATGAACAagttgttatattatatatgtttaatttaataaataaataaaatattaatttttttaaagagttgatCGAGTTGATCGGGTCAACCCGTTGACCCGATCAATCCAGCCAACCAAAATCCGCCAACCAGTGACCCGCCAACCCGACCCCTATTCGGGTTCGAGTTcggtttcatttttttaaacctGAAACCCGTGAACCTGCGAACTCGAAACCCAGTAAATCCGCCTGATGTTCAGCCCTACCTTAAATATACAATATTGACATCAGATAACAGCTCCACCACCTAATAATACCAAGATACACTATTCAACAACATGATAAATACCCTAGGGGTGATTTTAGGGGAGGAAAGGAAAAAATGGTCAGGAGAACTATTCTTTTTTTGGCAGAAGTAGGAGTAAATACTATGAACAAATTTAATAAAGCAAAAAGTAgggaaaaattttaatattttcccTTTTTTGGTGAGGAAAACTGAGTAAACGAAGAGAAAAAGTACCAGTCTCTTTCTCCTCCACCATGTGACCATGACTTCTCCACCACCATGACTGccatcttctctgatgaagctacCACTGCCTTCTCTGACTCCACAACCAATACCTCCAGCTCGTTCCAGCTCTCTCCATTGTTTCGATCTCTAAGCTCCACCATGAGACCACCACCACGACCTCTATCTCCGTGACCACCACGTCTGCCATCACAACCACCATTGAAACGAAGTCCTTTGGAAAAATTTGTAACAGTTGAGTCATCTGAGTCATTCTATAGAACAAGTATGTTAGAATGCGttctttgtttattttttgatattttgttaGGGGATAATTAAGAGTTGTATTAATGTAATTTTGGTGAATAATAattcttattatttattgaagaataatttgcggcataaatacctaagttttactCTGAGTAGCATATAAGTCCCTAAGtcgtatttttggcggtaaaaataccttccgtcattagtgtggaacttccgtaggtacctctcTGTTTTCTTTCTTGTAATGTGCCAGATGGCAttatcattaaaaataaatgttacacCATTCCAATCATTAACAATAAATCATTGTATATCTCAAATAGATGTATATGTGGCAATATTTAATTGGCccatattatttaatttctaaaaaaacattttaaataaaaattccattaaaaattatttaaaattaaaagaaaaatacaaaataataataaaatttaaaacttaaaataaacaCACTTTTTCTCTATTCTATCTCGTCTTCTTCctcattcctttttttttttctttgattgaTGAAACGAGAAGGCTGCTTGAAAAATAGAATAGGCAGCTGGAGGTAGATAATCTCCATCCCACAACAGAGAAGCTTGtcttcttcttcattctctCAATTGGGCAACCATAAACATACGACATTAAAATACTTATTCAAAATTTCAGTACACAAAATTTCAGATCCCAAACTAAACAGACAATATTAAAATACTTATTCAAATACTTATAACTTAGTATTTTTGGGCAGCTATAAACAGACCAAAACTAATACAGTACACAAAATTTCAGATCCCAAACTAAAAATGATAGCTATAACTTAGAtccatatattaaaaattaaaaatcaatacaCAAAGAGAAGAATAAGAAACACCGGTGGATTGACACGAAAATCTAGCCTTCGACGAGATAAAGAAGCGGTGGTGCTAGACTAAGACGAAGATCTAGGCTTCAACAAAAAATTAGGGCTTCGATCTTCTTAGCCTGTCGATG
This window harbors:
- the LOC115713429 gene encoding uncharacterized protein LOC115713429, encoding MTICWYIPSHLLRLTHVLTSLSTWSQLLTCLLLRLFCLLFHVLHLLLCHRIRTLTMIFPLYYVKNDSDDSTVTNFSKGLRFNGGCDGRRGGHGDRGRGGGLMVELRDRNNGESWNELEVLVVESEKAVVASSEKMAVMVVEKSWSHGGGERDCRQVFPAMLNVGIDKQRLIEERLCE